Proteins from a genomic interval of Nasonia vitripennis strain AsymCx chromosome 3, Nvit_psr_1.1, whole genome shotgun sequence:
- the LOC107980457 gene encoding uncharacterized protein LOC107980457 produces MSINTFWTCLEGTYGIHIPIYVQNIMHIMGYDNPVSFQRITPAKLKEIEGFMRSINFSPPIDARSEDYFGIFFAHERENFSFTPGDKDLILGLVDRVKEYSHVFKKLLNY; encoded by the coding sequence ATGTCTATCAATACATTTTGGACCTGCTTAGAAGGCACTTATGGAATACACATTCCCATCTACGTACAGAACATCATGCACATAATGGGTTATGACAATCCCGTTTCATTTCAAAGAATTACGCCTGCCAAGCTCAAGGAGATAGAAGGCTTTATGAGATCGATAAACTTTTCACCGCCGATCGACGCACGCAGTGAGGATTACTTCGGTATATTCTTTGctcacgagagagaaaatttcTCGTTTACACCCGGTGACAAAGATCTGATTCTGGGATTAGTTGATCGAGTCAAGGAATATTCCCATGTATTTAAGAAACTTTTAAACTATTAA
- the LOC116416773 gene encoding uncharacterized protein LOC116416773: MKILVYVIMLAMLEEGKVVHPSNENWLDSLVDKIITSHKLSQAITFTSNKEDVDIRRRNFAYQTIIKMMPTVTIDIAKLMSSRDNRSLNFPIVRHPRTSALFLILQNKGRSGAYVKETIDLLNLFVELSPVQIRPRCLVISFNDNIRSSNKDDITTILSASWSLKFLDLTILRVNANNDLEPYSYNPFTKQFNVQSLQRIFPDKLRDMNGHTLILPIYNYPPMMTITEVIEENRTIIQGHDYLYVEILSKKLNFSLNFLRHQIEPSDPSFFPLIFAKLRSGEVNMLGTQFLVGGNIFNNSVAIGKLHSQNKFVVLSPLLPMSKLNLSLNLLLYLLLFPILVICFWLIARLLRFPKRQWGVFCVLQLLLGMSLEQVPRRLSQQLVLLNLLFVGMKYSSDAFSRLTDIELLDGDVPFDTADQISRSGFSIYAPAFLQRQSFHDPSEIITQLGPKVKPLHQQGCVTRLTKYRNCICLAPYRSATYLLELVTLEYRKPVMKLSKESFLHDYLAFAYEKGSPFVDRFNKILQRMVEAGVPKSWTGPGKRLIFEEMEDHKEGLLLKLLLAILFVGYSVAALVWLAEIRFTKRHDSKHRWR; encoded by the coding sequence ATGAAGATACTGGTCTACGTAATAATGTTGGCGATGTTGGAAGAAGGAAAAGTTGTCCATCCATCAAACGAAAATTGGCTGGATTCTCTCGTTGATAAGATCATAACGAGTCATAAACTATCTCAGGCTATTACTTTCACGAGTAACAAAGAAGACGTTGATATCCGGCGACGAAATTTTGCATatcaaacaataataaaaatgatgcccACAGTGACGATAGACATTGCAAAACTAATGAGCTCGAGAGATAACCGATCTCTAAATTTTCCAATAGTTCGCCATCCACGAACATCGGCTCTGTTCCTAATTCTACAGAACAAAGGTAGAAGCGGTGCCTACGTCAAAGAAACGATCGACTTGTTAAATTTGTTCGTAGAATTGTCACCTGTGCAGATCCGACCTAGGTGCTTGGTAATATCATTCAACGACAATATCAGATCCTCGAACAAAGACGACATTACAACGATATTATCAGCAAGCTGGTCTTTGAAATTCTTGGATCTCACCATCCTTCGAGTAAACGCGAATAACGACTTAGAGCCCTACAGTTACAACCCCTTCACGAAACAGTTCAACGTCCAGTCCCTGCAGCGGATCTTCCCCGACAAGCTTCGCGACATGAACGGCCACACGTTGATCTTACCGATCTACAACTACCCTCCAATGATGACCATCACCGAAGTCATCGAAGAAAACCGGACGATCATCCAAGGCCACGActatctgtacgtcgagattCTCTCGAAGAAGCTCAACTTCTCGTTGAATTTTCTGCGTCATCAGATCGAACCGAGCGATCCCAGCTTCTTTCCCTTGATATTCGCCAAGCTACGCAGTGGCGAAGTCAACATGCTGGGCACGCAGTTCCTTGTCGGCGGCAACATCTTCAACAATAGCGTAGCGATCGGTAAGCTTCACTCGCAGAACAAGTTCGTCGTGCTCTCGCCACTTCTGCCGATGTCGAAGCTCAATCTCTCCCTCAACCTCTTGCTCTACCTCTTGCTCTTCCCGATCCTGGTGATCTGCTTCTGGCTGATCGCTAGACTGCTGCGCTTCCCTAAACGCCAATGGGGAGTCTTCTGCGTGTTACAGCTGCTTCTGGGCATGTCCCTAGAGCAAGTACCCCGAAGACTGAGTCAACAACTAGTCCTGCTGAACCTACTATTCGTGGGGATGAAGTACTCGTCTGACGCGTTCAGCAGACTCACTGACATCGAGCTGCTGGACGGCGATGTACCGTTCGACACTGCCGATCAGATAAGCCGATCGGGTTTCTCGATCTACGCGCCGGCTTTCCTCCAACGCCAGTCGTTCCATGATCCCAGCGAGATCATCACTCAGCTTGGACCCAAAGTCAAACCGTTACACCAACAGGGCTGTGTCACCAGGTTGACAAAGTATCGCAACTGCATCTGTTTAGCTCCTTATCGGTCGGCCACCTATCTGCTCGAGCTGGTGACTTTGGAGTACAGGAAGCCGGTGATGAAGTTATCGAAGGAGTCGTTTTTGCACGACTACCTGGCGTTCGCTTACGAGAAGGGCTCGCCGTTCGTCGACAGGTTCAACAAGATCTTGCAGAGGATGGTCGAAGCCGGTGTTCCAAAGTCCTGGACTGGACCAGGCAAGCGATTGATTTTTGAGGAGATGGAGGACCACAAGGAAGGACTTCTACTGAAGCTGCTGCTCGCGATTCTTTTCGTGGGTTACTCCGTCGCTGCTTTGGTTTGGCTCGCAGAGATTCGGTTCACGAAGAGGCATGACTCGAAACATAGATGGAGGTAA